The sequence GAGCCGCCTCAGCCGCCCTCCACCCGCATCCGGGGATCCAGCACGTCGCGCAGCCCGTCGCCGAGCAGGTTCAGCCCGAGGACCGTCACGGAGATCGCCGCCCCGGGCAGCAGACAAATCCAGGGGGCCTCCCGCAGATAATCCCGGCCGTCGGCGATGATGTTGCCCCAGGTCGGAGCCGGCGGCGGGGGGCCCATCCCGAGGAAGCTCAGGGCGGCCTCGGCCAGCACCGCGTAGGCGAAGACGAAGGTCAGTTGGACGCGTTCCAGAACCGGTGGGCGCCCTGGTACGGCTTGAAGCCGGTCAGGCTGCGCACCATGCCGAGCTTCACGCCGGAGTCCCCGAGCTTGTAGATGTAGACCTGGTCGGTCATGCGCTGCTCCCGCTCGGGGCTGACCGCTTCTCGACCTGAAGCGATGGGGTGGCGGGCGGGGCAGACGATGACCGCCCGCTTGGTGGAGACGGCGGGCGGTAGTCGAGGGCGGGCCGTGGCGACCCGGCCCGCGGTCAGGCGGTGGCGGTCAGGATCTCGAGGATGTCCTCGTGGCGCGTGTCGGCGTCCGATTGCCGGCCGATCTCGAGCAGGCGGGGCCGGGAGAGCGCCAGCCAGGCGGCGGCGGCCTCGGGATCGAACTGGGTCCCCGCACCCCGGCGGACCTCCGCCATCGCGATCTCCAGCGGAAGCGCCCGGCGGTACGGGCGGTCCGACGTCATGGCGTCGAAGGCGTCGGCCACGGACACGATCCGGGCCCCCACCGGGATTGAGGTTCCCCGGAGCCCGTTGGGGTACCCGGTCCCGTCGTAGCGCTCGTGGTGACTCTTGACCGCCTCCGCCTCCCGCCTCAGGGTCGGGTAGGGCGCGAGCATCCGCGCCGCCGCCTCCGGGTGGTGCTTGATGCACGCGTATTCCTCCTCGGTGAGCGCGACCGGCTTGAGCAGGATGGCGTCCGGCGTCGCGAGCTTGCCCAGGTCGTGGAGCATGCCGGCCCGGCGCGCCACCGAGACCTCGGCTGGGGGGAGCCCCATCGTCAGCGCGAGTTCGGTGGCGTAGAGGGCGACGCGCACCGAGTGTCCCTCGAGGTACTGGCTCCGCGAGGCGAGCGCGCGGACGAAGGCCGCCATGATCTCCAGGCTCTGGCGCTCGACGCTCTCCTGCAGGCGCACGCGCTCGGCGACGAGCCCGGTGGCGCGCGCGTAACCGAGGAGGAGCTTCCGCTCGTGGGCCGGGAAGAGCCCGCCCCGAGAGTCGCGGCCCGCGCAGAGGACGACGGTTCCCTGACCGAGCTCCGACGCGACGGCGCCCACCAGCGCCGGGCCGCGCGGGTCCTCGGTCCAGGCGAGCGGCGTCTTGGCGCCGGGCCGGATCACTTCTAGCGCGAACCCGTGGAGGTGGCGGACCAGGGTGCCGGCGCCTCGCTGGGCGACGATCGGGCCTCCCGGAGGTCCCTCCACGAGGATCAGGCCGGCCTGGGCGTTGAGATTCCGGAGGACGGAGCCGAGGACCGCGTCCGCGAACGCGGGAAGATCCGAGGCCTGAAACGTCAGATCGGCGAGCTCCAGCAGGGAATCCGGCGCCCCGGCTCGACGCGGGGGCTTCGACTCGGCGATCCCGGGGAGGCTTCTGGCCCGGTGCCGCGCCGTCCACGCCTGTCCGGCCACCACTGCGGTATTCATCGCTCGGCCTGCATCGGGACGGCCCTCCCCGTATTGGAGGTTCCGCTGCGCTGGTGGAGTGCCGACCCGGCGTCGGCGCGACACCGCGGAACCGTCAAGCAACGGTCGTGCCTCGCCGCCTCTCTTCTGGGAGTTGCGTGAAACCAGCAGGTTATGCGTCGGGGGCGTGCTTTCCGGCTCGGCATCCGGGGCAAATGGCCCGGAACCGACCGGATGCGCCCGCGGCGGTGGCCGCTTTCTGGCCAGACCGCGCGTTTGACACGCCGCCCGCCTTGCGTCATGGTCCGAAGCATGCCGGGCGGCAGGGCGCCCCTCGCGGCCGGCCTCAAGAGACACCGCCTCGAGGTGGCGCTCGCCTTCCCGCTCTTCGCCTACGTCCTCGTCCTGACCGTCGTTCCGATCCTCGACACGATCCGGCTCTCGCTCACCGCGCCGTTCGGCGCCGCGTTCCCCTCGCTGGCGAGCTACCGCGCGATCTTCGAGTCGGAGGTCTTCCATCGCGCGGTCCTGAACACCGTCGCCGTCACGCTGCTCTCGATCACGCTCCAGATCGCGGTGGGACTGGGCGTGGCTCTCGCGCTCCACCGGGAATTCCCGCTCCGCGCCCTCGTGCGGACCGTGATGCTGATGCCGCTCGGCGTCCCGACCGTGGTGGCGGGGGCCGTGATGCTCCTGATCTTCTCGCGCTCGGGCTACCTCAACTCGGCCCTCTTCGCGCTCGCCGATCTCGTGAATCGCCTGCCGGGCGTCCAGTGGCGCTTCGAGCCCCTGAGCTGGGCGGTGGCCGGTGGGTGGCGGACCCTCCTCACGCTCGCGATCGCCGACATGTGGAAAGTCCTCCCCATGGTCACCCTGATCTTCCTGGCCGGGCTCGAGTCGATCCCGCCCGACGTCTACGAGGCGGCCGACGTCGACGGGGCAGGGCGCTGGCCGCGCTTCGCGCGGGTGACCCTCCCGCTCCTGGCGCCCTACCTGACGATGGCCATCATCCTGCGGGCCATCGACGCCTTCAGGATCTTCGAGCTGGCCCTGGTCCTGGCCGGCCGCGTGGAGCCGGTCCTGGGGACCTTCATCTGGAGCCGGTACGGGCCGCCGACGAGCGACGTGTACACGGCGGCCGCCGCCTCCATCGTGCTCTTTGCCCTGATCATGGTCTTCATCGTCGCCTATCTCCGGCTCTTCGCCGGGCGGGTCGAGATCGAGGCGTGACGGCGGCCACCGGGACGCGACGCCCGCGGCGCAGCCCGCTCGAGCCCCTCCGGCGCCCCCTGTTCGGTCTGTGGGTCGTGGTGTCGGCGGGCTTCGTCCTCGTCCCTCTCTACCTGATCGTCATCGTCTCGGTGGCGCCCGGGGACGCGATCTTCGGCGAGCGCCCCGACCTCGTGGTGACCGCGCCCACCTTCAAGTTCTGGCAGCGCGTGGTGGCCCGGGGTGACCTGTGGGGGCCGCTCCTGAAGAGCCTCACGGTCGCGACCGCCACCACCCTCCTGGCCATCGCCGTCGCGGCGCCGGCCGCCTACGTCATCGCCCGGATGCCGCCGCGTCCCCGCTATGCGCTGGTGATCGGGCTTCTCGTCACGCGCATGTTCCCCGAGTTCACGGTGGGGATCGCCGTCGCGACCCACTTCGCGCGCCTCGGGCTGGTGGATGACTACCTGGGCCTCACGCTGGCCCACCTGATCGGCGCCCTCCCCTTCATCGCCTGGATCCTGGTGGGCAGCTTCGGGTCCATCCCGCGGACCCTGGAGGAGGCGGCGGCGGTCGACGGCGCCTCGCGGCTGGGAACGCTGGCCCGGGTCATCTTCCCGGCGGCCGCGCCCGGGATCGCCGTGGCGGCGCTCTTCGTCTGGCTCTATTCCTGGAACGAGTTCGTCTACGCGCGCCTGCTGACCACCAGCCAGAACACGCTTCCCCTCCAGGTCTTCCAGGCCGTCGATCGCGGCAGCCGGCAGCAGATGGCGGCGGTGGCGGCGGTTCTCGTGGTGCCGATCCTCCTGGTCGTCTACGTCCTCCAGCGCCACCTCCGCCCGGGGGCGCTCACGGGCGCCGTCAAGGGGTGAACTCCGGATCGCCCAGGCTTGACATCATGATGTCATTTCAGCATGGTGGGATCATGCGGCGGGCCCAGATCCAGCTGGACGAGAGGACCTACGCCGTTCTTCGACGCCGCGCCTTCGAGCGCGGGTGTTCGTTCTCGGCGCTGGTCCGCGAGATGCTGGCCGGATCTCTTGGGCGTCGAGCGCCGAAGCAGAGGCTGACCCTCAAGCAGTTCGGCTTCATCGGTGTCGGACGCTCGCGACAGGGCCGGCTATCCCCGGTGTCCGAGCGGCATGACGAGGCCCTGGCGGACGCCTTCGCGAAGCCTCGTCGTCGATGATCTTCCTCGACACCTCGGCCATCTACGCCATGGCGGACCGCGGAGACACCCGCCACCGGGACGCGGTACACCGGTTCCAGGCGGCCCTCGAAGAGGGATCAGGCATCCTCACCCATAACTATGTCCTCCTGGAGTCGATGGCGCTCGTGCAGCACCGGCTCGGTCTGGCCGCCGCCCTCAGCCTCGCCCGCGATTCCGAGGCCTTTGCCGTGGAGTGGGTGGACGGGGCCGTGCACGCCGAAGCCGTTCGTCGCCTCGCCCGGTCGAGAAGGCGACGCACCAGCCTCGTCGATGAGGTGAGTTTCCTGGTGATGCGAGCGCGGGGTGTGGAGGCGGCCCTGGCCTTCGATCGGGACTTCGAGTTCGAGGGATTCCGGCTGTACGAGGGGTAGGGGACGCGTGACGCGGCGGGTGTGCCGTGCGGCGGCCGGCGTCCTCCTGGCGGCCCTCGCCGTCGCGCTCGCGGCCTGCCGGCCGGCGGGGGACGCCCCGGGATCGCGGATCACCTTCAGCATCTCGCTCGCCGAGGACGAGAAGGACGCCGTCCTGGCGATCCTCCGCCGCTTCGAGCGGGATGCGGGGATCAAGGTCACCCTCACCGCCGTGACCGGCGAGGCGCTGCCGGAGAAGCTCAAGGTGGACGCGGGCGCCCGCCGCCCGACCATTCATCTCTTCGCCAAGGACAACCTCGCGCTCCGGGTCCTCGTCGACGCCGGGCTGGTTCAGGAGCTCTCCGACGTCCCGATCCCGGAGGGTGTCCTCCCGGGCATGGTGCCGGAGCCGGTCGACGGCCGCCGGTACTTCCTTCCCTTCCGGCCGAACGTCCAGGTCACGTACGTGAACCGCGGTCGCTTCGACCGAGCCGGCGTCGCCCCGCCGCGCACCGCCGACGAGCTGCGCGCGGTGGCGGAGACGCTGAAGAAGGCGGCCGGTACCGCCAAGGTGACGCTTTCCCTCGCCGAGGGCGGCGCGGCCGCGGTGACGGTGACCGAGTGGATCCTGATGTTCGGCGGGGACCCGCTCGTCCTCAACGACGACGGCGCCGTGCGGGCCCTGGAGTTCCTCCAGGGCCTCTGGCGCGACGGTCTCCTGGCGCCGGAGAGCCTCCTGGCGAAATACGACACGCAGGTGGATTACCTCCAGGGGGAAACGGCCTGGCTGGCGCCGAACTGGCCGTTCACGTCCAAGGTGCTGGCCGAGCAGGACCTCCTGGAGCGGTTCCACGTGTACGCGGGGTGGCGAGGACCGGCCCGCGCGGCCCGGGTGGTGGGCGGGGACGTCCTCGGCGTCCCGAGGGGTGTCACCGGGCCGTGGCGCGACGCGGCGCTCGCCCTGGCGCGCTTTCTCATGTCGCGTGAGGCCCAGCGGATCCTGG comes from Candidatus Methylomirabilota bacterium and encodes:
- a CDS encoding carbohydrate ABC transporter permease, yielding MTAATGTRRPRRSPLEPLRRPLFGLWVVVSAGFVLVPLYLIVIVSVAPGDAIFGERPDLVVTAPTFKFWQRVVARGDLWGPLLKSLTVATATTLLAIAVAAPAAYVIARMPPRPRYALVIGLLVTRMFPEFTVGIAVATHFARLGLVDDYLGLTLAHLIGALPFIAWILVGSFGSIPRTLEEAAAVDGASRLGTLARVIFPAAAPGIAVAALFVWLYSWNEFVYARLLTTSQNTLPLQVFQAVDRGSRQQMAAVAAVLVVPILLVVYVLQRHLRPGALTGAVKG
- a CDS encoding extracellular solute-binding protein, which gives rise to MTRRVCRAAAGVLLAALAVALAACRPAGDAPGSRITFSISLAEDEKDAVLAILRRFERDAGIKVTLTAVTGEALPEKLKVDAGARRPTIHLFAKDNLALRVLVDAGLVQELSDVPIPEGVLPGMVPEPVDGRRYFLPFRPNVQVTYVNRGRFDRAGVAPPRTADELRAVAETLKKAAGTAKVTLSLAEGGAAAVTVTEWILMFGGDPLVLNDDGAVRALEFLQGLWRDGLLAPESLLAKYDTQVDYLQGETAWLAPNWPFTSKVLAEQDLLERFHVYAGWRGPARAARVVGGDVLGVPRGVTGPWRDAALALARFLMSREAQRILVAQNAWPSIRGDVYADVPAVLRETFGAIQAALRDGVVRPNVAHWPEVTEAMNEAVRRVVVRGEPARAVLDTLHAKVAAAARRKGVKPSVSGPSRPRGLPLS
- a CDS encoding HD-GYP domain-containing protein, translated to MNTAVVAGQAWTARHRARSLPGIAESKPPRRAGAPDSLLELADLTFQASDLPAFADAVLGSVLRNLNAQAGLILVEGPPGGPIVAQRGAGTLVRHLHGFALEVIRPGAKTPLAWTEDPRGPALVGAVASELGQGTVVLCAGRDSRGGLFPAHERKLLLGYARATGLVAERVRLQESVERQSLEIMAAFVRALASRSQYLEGHSVRVALYATELALTMGLPPAEVSVARRAGMLHDLGKLATPDAILLKPVALTEEEYACIKHHPEAAARMLAPYPTLRREAEAVKSHHERYDGTGYPNGLRGTSIPVGARIVSVADAFDAMTSDRPYRRALPLEIAMAEVRRGAGTQFDPEAAAAWLALSRPRLLEIGRQSDADTRHEDILEILTATA
- a CDS encoding PIN domain-containing protein; the encoded protein is MIFLDTSAIYAMADRGDTRHRDAVHRFQAALEEGSGILTHNYVLLESMALVQHRLGLAAALSLARDSEAFAVEWVDGAVHAEAVRRLARSRRRRTSLVDEVSFLVMRARGVEAALAFDRDFEFEGFRLYEG
- a CDS encoding sugar ABC transporter permease yields the protein MPGGRAPLAAGLKRHRLEVALAFPLFAYVLVLTVVPILDTIRLSLTAPFGAAFPSLASYRAIFESEVFHRAVLNTVAVTLLSITLQIAVGLGVALALHREFPLRALVRTVMLMPLGVPTVVAGAVMLLIFSRSGYLNSALFALADLVNRLPGVQWRFEPLSWAVAGGWRTLLTLAIADMWKVLPMVTLIFLAGLESIPPDVYEAADVDGAGRWPRFARVTLPLLAPYLTMAIILRAIDAFRIFELALVLAGRVEPVLGTFIWSRYGPPTSDVYTAAAASIVLFALIMVFIVAYLRLFAGRVEIEA